TAAAGGGTTTGATTAGGAATCCATAGTTCTAAATAtcgtaggcctacataaattCTCAATTTCTTGACTGTTTCTTTTTTCCCAATTACTCTGAAAATTTACACAAAAAGCTCCCTGAAATTATGACATAATATGTATTTAAGATATATGATTTCGTAGAATTTATCCTCATTGATTATTGAAATTCTTTTTCAATGGTCAAAAGCGGTTTACAGATCGACCTATAATGATGTTCCTTGCTGAATAAATAAATCTCTTAAAATCCACCCCGCatttattcaataaaacaaCATTTAGGCAGACCCTGCGCCGCTTCCTCGTAATGACCATAATGACCACAAAGTGTCCTAAGCGAGATTTTGTGGTCGTGCCCTCCCCGTTTACGGTCGATGTAGCGACCGTAGTCACTATTTACAATAGATCCGCATCCAGCCCGCATCTTTCTGGAGTATTTCGCGGGGGTTCCGACCATTGGTGGCGGAAGCAAAAAAGTTtagggggggggtccaccttaaattttggggtagacacaggtaaaaaatttgacaagcaaaaaaaaaaggttatcaaccaaaattttagggggtccacaaacattttaggggggtccacctgaatttaggggggggggggacgcaggaaacaaaattgacaagcaaaaaaaaagtctctccccatctcaaatttaggggggacaggaccccccccccccgtcccccgcttccgccgcctatggttcCGACTGCTCTTGTGAACTTGACGGCACCGCGAAACGCGTCAGGACCGTTAGCGGATAACATACATTGTATACATCTTCGTCCaaagttttaattttgaaatttgaatattttttgttttgctttcctGAATGGTATGACATTTTAGGAACGACAAAGAAAACATGTGGACAGTTTTAAGAATGTCCGGACAAATTGTAGAAAGAATATGAGGATTGCAAATTCTGCATTTCATGCCTTGCCCTCACGATGTTTTGGCCATTGAGGAAGTCTGGTTTAACAGAGTGTAAACTGGGACCCTTGTCATACTACCTGCACGTTCAAATTCTGTTCTATGCCATGTTGGCGCTGTCCGATTTGGAATCTCTTGTCCGTTCTCCTGCCGGAGACCTTGAATCTCCTAGTCTCAGCAGTCGTCGAAGACCATTCTGGAACTTCTGATACTTGAAGATATAGATGAAAGGATTAATGCTATTATTAAATAATAGAATGCACTGGACACTCAAGCCCCAGAAGCTAGTAAAATCGATGTTTGCACCAGAAGCGTAGGCTATGAAATATAGATTGGAAGGTGTCCAACAAAGCAGGGATGTCACTGTGACGATTATCATGGTTGTCAAGACCTTTCTCCGGGCGATCTCTCGATAGCTTCTTGCTGCTCCTGGTTGAGGCCCGGCTGCTTCTGCCGTTTGCGACCCTGCTGCTTGATCTTGGAATTTCTTAGCGGCGCCACCCCTTTTAAGGACATGGCCTATATATGTGTAGATAGTAATCATGATGAAAAGAGGAGCGAGGTAAAGAACAAAGAATGACAGTCCAGACACAACCGCTGCTGTGTCCTGTGTTGGCCAATCATGCCTTCGACAGATTCCATTCTCTAGGCTGAAACTTGCGGGTAAGAACCAGCCCCACACCATGCCCATTGTCCAAGCTAGTATAGATGCTGCCAACGCCGGCCTGATGGTGAAGTTGCTTCGATACCTGATAGGATACCTAACGGCGTAGAATCGCTCGAAACTTATGAAGACCAAGTTGAAGATTGAGGTGAAGTTGAAGGACCACACGAAGAAATTGGGATACCATACATAGCAAAGGTATCTGGCCAATACAGGACCCGCGGTCTCAAAATGTGGCACGGGGACGACCTTGAAAGCTATGACAGAGAGAGATCCGAAGAAATCAATGAGGCTTTGGTTGGCGATCAGGAGGTTAGTAGCATCCCACATGTCACGGGTGTTCAGTAAGACGATTAGGACAAGACCATTGCCAAGTATACCGGTGATGCCTAAAATAATGTGAGCTATGTATAAAATCAAGAACCTTGGTATACTGTTTCGTATGTCGGGGTCTGAAATCAAGTCGAAATTCGTAGTCATTACTTCGGTAATCTCCTCAGTAATCTCCATACTGGCAACAGATTAGATAAAGATGTTGGAAAATCACAATAGTAAGTTGTGAATGATTTGCTGCTATGTCGTGCGATGTCGATTTATACATCTTTAGCAGTAAACTTTTCTTAAGATGTACCtacattttacaaaattaattCCATCTGGTTGGAGGTTAACTCTGAATGTTTTGACAATAGGACTGCAATCGATATTTCCGGACCTGGCTTGCAGATTCCTGTGAAATCGAATAGTCAAGTTTGATGCCCGCGCGCCGTCTATCGAGGAGTTAAATGCAGCCAGGTAGAATTAATATTGGAGTGCAACTTTCAAATAACACTTCTTGTCTCCAATAGGTCTTATAAAAATCGACGGGGAAAAAAATTCGAATCTACTCTCTTGCCCGACTCAAAGTGTACCTCTATTGTTATGTGTTCAGTCAGAAGAAATGATTTTATTGTCGGTCTCAAAATATCAATTGCgtacaaaatgtacaaatttgAGATCTGCGtatataacaatgatgatgatgataatggtgaaatctgatgataatgatgataattatgataataatcataataagagATACACAAAGAGTAACCTATTTATCTTACAAAATTAATTCCACCTggaattattaattattattaataattaattgataattaactatattattaattattagttattattaatttatattaTCAATAATCAAGAGATacacaaagagttacaatttcAAACGACAGAATAAACTCTTCCatggaaacaaaatgaaattctttTGTAAGCTGGATTCAAAGATGACTGAGGCGAAAGATGTTCCATCGACAGATGATATGACGAACTACTGGAAAGAACTttggtataataataataataataataaacaattcttgtatagcgcatatcacaattatgaataatgtctctatgcgcttccaaaggacttggatattattaccccagctgtagcatggctgccgtaattactaagattacagcgcacacgcatttcaaggaataaattcctgccaggtacccattcacctcacctgggttgagtgcagcacaatgtggataaatttcttgccgaaggaaattacgccatggctgggattcgaacccacgaccctctgtttcaaagtccggagactaatccactgggccacaacgctccactaatAATGGGATAATGATATGCTTACGAAGAAAATGAACTTAAATCACCTTAATCATGCGACCTAAAAATCgggcaagatgttcagtaatacttgattaaccttaggcttatatccaagtttcatgaaccaggtccatatacttcctaagctaataataataataataatattcagttcttttatagcgcataacacatagcAATGCATGTCCCTATGCACATGGATGAAATTAAGGAAAGAAATTAGAAAGTAAGTAAAGAGTGTTGGGCACTGAGTGCATTACAAGTTAAACAGATACTTTTAGGGAAGTCTAAAACTTAtctaaattatgaatatttctcATATAATTGGGAAGTGCATTCCATAAGACGGAAGAGGCTTGTGCAAATGAGCGCTCACCACATGTTTATGGATTCCAATGGAGAAATATAGAGTGTAAACAAAGTCGGTCCTAATACTGATCCTTGCGAAACGCCTTGATTGAAGGGTGGGTGGATGATCGTTCATTCCCAATAACCACACGGTAACTACGGTCAAGAAGATATGATTGGAACCACTTCAAAGCAAGGTCAGAGATTCCAAATGTGTGTTCTAAGCGATTTAAAAGAATGTCATGTCTTATGGTGTCGAAAGCAGCTGAAAAATCTAACAATATAAGGATGACTTCCTCACCTTTGTCTAAAGACACCAATATATCATTTGTGACTCTAAGCAGAGCAGTTTCGACACCGTAGAACTGACGATAACCTGACTGAAATTTTGCATATAAACTATTTTCTTGAAGATAAGTTTGTAACTGGGAGGCTGCAAGAGTTTCTAAGATCTTGGCAAAGAATATCAGATTAGCGATTGGACGATAATTTTTAAGCTCTTCTGCATTCAAGTAGTTTCCTTTCAGTTTGggtaaaagttatgatgacatttcaaaaatttaacatTAGGTTTTAATGATTGCGATGTTGATTCCCTAAACATTGTCTAAGTTCATTAATCTAATGgcctttgaacttggtcatcTGACGTGAAACTTgagcaggatgttcaggaaTATTCGGTTACACtttatgtcaaagttttatgaactaggtcaaaCTACTTTAACTACGTTCTAACGACATCTTAAAaccttaaccttcggttaagatttcaatgttgacgacacctcctaagttataatgacatttcaaaaccttAACGGCGTCGTCATCATTGAAATCTTACCGTAAGGTTATGAAAAGCGGCGCCATAAGTTTCGAAATTTGCGTGATATAATGACGTGCGTGATCCTTTACTCAGCTCTCTTTCTTGTTCGTCATATACTGCTTGAAGGAAAAGTATGTCGAATTGTGCATGCTAAATTTAAAGGGTTTGATTAGGAATTCATATTTCCAAATATCGTAGGCCTGCatgaatttttaatttcttgaatattttgcccgttttttcCCAATTACTCTGAAAATTTACACAAAACGCCCCCTGAAATTATGACGTAATATATATTTAAGTTAAATGATTTTGCAGAATTTATTCTCATTAATTATTGAAGAGCTTTTTtattgggcaaaagttgttcgCAGATCTACctataatgattatgattgcTAAATGAATTAATgtcttaaaaaaagaagaaaaacaaccCACATTTATTCAATAAGACATCATTTAGGCAGACCCTGCGCCGCTTCCTCGTCATGACCATGATGACCACAAAGTGTCCTAAGCGAGACTTCGTGGTCATGTCTTCCCCATTTACGGTCTATGTAGCGACTTCGGTCACTATTTACAATAGATCCGCGCAGTGTCGTAACTACGGGTGGGGGGCATGggggctggccaaaaaaaaaccaaaaaaaaaaaaacggggggggggataaaaaagagaaagaaagagaaacgtagtggggaagaagaaattattttattctatatcatatcatgttatatttatataatattgactagtcttgaggggaacatcaaatatattgccagcaaaagaatcatattggcccgagtctgcATGTTACGCCACTGGGCTGAAGTCAAGTCGAAATTCGTAGTCATTACTTCGGTAATCTCCTCAGTAATCTCCATACTGGCAACAGATTAGATAAAGATGTTGGAAAATCACAATAGTAAGTTGTGAATGTTTTGCTGCTATGTCGTGCGATGTCGATTTATACATCTTTAGCAGTAAATGTTTCTTAAGATGTAcctatattttacaaaattaattCCACCTGGTTGGATGTTGTCTCTGAATCTTTTGACAATAGGACTGCAATCGATATTTCCGGACCTGGCTTACAGATTCCTGTGTAATGGAATAGTAAAGCTTGATGCCCGCGCGCCGTCTATCTATTGAATGCAGCCAGGTAGAATTAATATTGGAGTGTTTTTTCAATTAACGCTTCTTGTCTCCAAGAGGTCTTATAAAAATCAacgagaaaaaaatccaatctaCTCTTTTGCCCCAACTCAAAGTGTATCTCTATTGTTATGTGTTCAATCAGAAGAAATGATTAATTTATTGTCGGTCCCAAAATATCGATCgcataaaaaatgtacaaatttgaGATCTgcgtatataataataattatgatgataatggtgaaatctgatgataatgatgataattctgataataatcataataagagATACTGAAAGAGTAACCTATTTATCTTACAAAATTAATTCCACCTggaatattaattattatttataattaattgACAATTAACTATTATTAATTATTAGttattattaattcatattATCAATAATCAAGAGACACACAAAGAGTAACAATTTCAAACGACAGAATAAACTCTTCCATGGAAACAGAAAGAAATTCTTTCGTGAGCTGGATTCAAAGATGACTGAGGCGAAAGATGTTCCATCGGCAGATGATATGAAGAACTACTGGAAAGAACGTTGGGAAAATAATATCGCTTACGAAGAAACTCCCTGGATTCAGTCGGAAGCAGACAAATGGTCCAATGTGCCAGCTCAGGCTcatcatgaccatgatgacCACAAAGTGTCCTAAGCGAGACTTTGTGGTCATGTCTTCCCCGTTTACGGTCGATGTAGCGACTTCGGTCACTATttacatggacctactactcagagtagtaggtccatgatatttACAATAGATCcgcacagtggcgtaactacgggtgggggcatgggggggggggggcacgtgcccttcccatccccccatcggctgccccccccccccacaaaaaacgggggaaaggagaaaagtaggagaaagaaagagaaacgtagtggggaagaaattattgtatttcatatcatatcatattatgtCATATTACATGagaatttttcttcataataatttttgattgattgataacgaatttatttcattccaaaatttcaacaataataataatgataataaaaataataatgattataataataatgttaataataacagtaggcatttgtatagcgccatctatccagaaacaatctattccgaggcggagtgttattattattattattaccccggctttagcttgagctgcctttcagcgctcgtgcattcaaggaattaatcccgGGTACCCACTCACTTCAaatgggtcgagtgcagcacagtgtggataaatttcttgctgaaggaaaacacgccatggctcgACTCGAACCCAcgcgaccctctgtttgaaaggcgagagtcagaaccactatacCACGACGCTCCCACACAtcaatttatgaaacataattggCTTAGGGTGTATATAGAGGGCCTATGTGTTCaccattcctggtgctcgcattgtctaaataatgatatatatataatgtatatataatcctgttgtactaaaacatcaatttttcaagtcaatatacaccaagtatatttcctcgcacttcgagttttTGTtctttatgtagtgacatatgcttttttcatgactttttcattattgcccccttttaaggtctgaatatcaaaagtttcctgtccgtgcttacgttcgcattagtggactaatgagatgtctgctcttcatataaaaaaaaatcagctcgcgcttcgcgctcgcatcatttggttagtggaATACGTATGGGTCTTATTGAttttcctacaaacaagccttatataaaatgccccttttcaggtctgaatttcaaaagtgttcagctagcgctttgcgctcgcaatatttgaatAGTTAGAtatgtatcatgttcatgattacaaagacTACACAAAGTGTTTCATGGATTAGgtgtaattataacaaaatcagcaagcgcttgcatggcgctcgcattagatgactgtggtgagatatgtacactgttaaaaaccctgattttactgaaaaaaggaagattttgcagaaagcaataacagaatcattctgtaaattcataaaacaggaatttttctgcaatctAACAGAACAGGGacgtccgttgcagaaagagttgcgtttaaacgcaagtcaaaaaatcaatcgcaagtcccaaatgcgcgctgttgattggttgaaaatcaagtttcgcatgattttagagttgcgattgattgcaactctttctgcaacgggatCCAGGTctttttaaaaaggggaaaagggtgttttattaaaggaaatttgtaaggttccatacaccaaataccaatttcctgtgaTTTTACAtgatctggtaagattacaggtgttctcgagactctgctgcaggaacttcttttattttaaggataaattttctaacagtgtaaactcttcatgaattcctttaAAAAGTCCTTAagatgtccctgtttggggttaatatatacacaaaatttcagctcacgcttcgcgctcgcatcgtttcTTTTGTGAGagaggtacgtatcatgattacaaaactttgcttatgatatcctttttttttaggtttgtatatcaaaaattttcagctcgcgcttcgcattacTTGATAAGCAGATAAGTaagatacatatctgtttaatggcacagtccttaaacaTGTCTCTATTacgtcagtatacctggcaattgagaaCTCTTCGCGTgcccactaagtgactcaacatttttgctggtgcTCCCCCCatgccatgacccacggtacgccactggatcCGCATCTTTCTGGAGTATTCCGCGGGGGTTCCGACTGCTCTTGCGAACTTGACGGCACCGCGAAACGCGTCAGGACCGTTAGCGGAGAAGATGGAAACTAGTGTTCATAAAAAGAAAGGGTATCTTCAGGGGAGCATTAGTTTGACGAAGTACTTGCCAGATTGTTGTCCGATATTTACTGTAGTAACTATGCTTCTCAGTCAATCAGATCAAGGAAAATTGACGAATATGACATTAtgtcaaacaaaaaaatgttgatgaaatgctccccttgGGACAACACAAATTATTTCCCATATCTACCAGGTTATCATTACCAGTGATTAAACATCTTCGTTCaaagttttaattttgaaatttgatattttattttgttttacattcaTGAATGCTATAATAGTTTAGAAAAGACAAAGACAACATGCGGACAGTTTTAAGAATGTCCGGATAAATTGTAGAAAGAATATGAGAATTGCAAATATCTGCATTCCACGCCTTGCCCTGACGATGTTTTGGCCATTGAGGAAGTCTGGTTTAACAGAGTGTAAACTTGGACCCTTGTCATACTACCTGCACGTTCAATATCTGTTCTATGCCATGTTAGTTCTGTCCGATTTGGAATCTCTTGTCCGTTCTCCTGCCGGAGACCTTGAATCTCCCAGTCTCAGCAGTCGTCGAAGACCATTCTGGAACTTCTGATACTTGAAGGTATAGATGAAAGGATTAATGCTATTATTAGATAATAGAATGCACTGGACACTCGAGCCCCAGAAGCTAGTAAAATCGATGTTTGCACCAGAAGCGTAGGCTATGAAATATAGATTGGAAGGTGTCCAACAAAGCAGGGATGTCACTGTGACGATTATCATGGTTGTCAAGACCTTTCTCCGGGCGATCTTTCGATAGCTTCTTGCTGCTGGTGGTCGAGGCCCGGCAGCTTCTGCCGGTTGCGACCCTGCTGCTTGATCTTGAAATTTCTTAGTTGTGCCACCCCTTTTAAGAACATGGCCTATACGTATGTGTAGATAGTAATCCTGATGAAAAGAGGAGTGAGATAAAGAACAAAGAATGTCAGTCCAGACACATTCGCTGCTGGATCCTGTGTTGGCCAAACATGCCTTCGACAGATTCCATTCTCTAGGCTGAAACTTGCGGGTAAGAACCAGCCCCACACCATGCCCATTGTCCAAGCTAGTATAGATGCTGCTAACGCCGGCCTGATGGTGAAGTTGCTTCGATATACCTGATAGGATACCTGACGGCGTAGAATCGCTCGAAACTTATGAAGACCAAGTTGAAGATTGAGGTGAAGTTGAAGGACCACACGAAGAAATTGCTATACCATAGATAGCAAAGGTATCTTGCTAATACAGGACCTGCGGTCTCCAAATGTGGCATGGGGACGACCTCGACAGCTATGACAGACAGATCCGAAGAAATCAATGAGGCTTTGGTTGGCGATCAGGAGGTTAGTAGCATCCCACATTTCACGGATGTTCAGTAAGACGATTAGGATAAGACCATTACCAAGTACACCGGTGATGCCTAtgataatatacaaatagcgaataggcatgaatGCGATGGTGTGAGATTTCGCacgaggtgaaagaaagatgctctattcaacgaggcgagagccgagttgaatagagcgtctctttctttcaccgaatgcgaaatctcgcaccattgcacgaataagaatattcgctatttgtgttgtacaacgtgagatcctcacattggcaatgcgacaaacatgtttgatgtcacttgtgaacaactctccccattacttaagtattcacttaaattgcctcttttatcacatctatcagtagatcatgtgttctttctataggagggcatgtaaaaaagatttttaaagaatacatcatggataaagagtttctATCACCattagaaaaagcaaaaagagacatttggggggtattttatagtccatcaaagagAAAGTTGTtaacatgtgacatcacacatccttgtcgcattgccaataggaggatctccatagcattagtgattgcaatattcaaatgctcattactttctcattgtttgtccgatttttctcaaactttccttcatctgtttctttgatttttctgtttcgacaagcctacttattccaaaggtttcattctccttttatATTAATTGTCAAATTAATTCCAGCTGACTTTATACAGAAATGAATTCAACGATGAAATCgattaaaaacaagttttccaTTTTTGGGGTCAAAGGTTAAATCTGATTGTTTTGGCAGTATCGAGGATTGCAATCATGACAATCGGCATTTCTATCTTGCAGATTCTTTTGTAAGAAGAATGACCCTCGTGACGACGGTATAAGCAAGGGTGGAATGTAGTCAGGCAGAATTAATATGGGAGCGCAACTTTCCTATAATTCTCCAATGGGTCTTATAAAAGTCAAAGGGTAAAAATCGAATACTCTCATGCCCGACTCTAAGTGTGCCTCTATTGATGTGTATTCAACCAGAAGAAATGATTTTATTGTCGgttgaaaaaatatcaatagcagaaaaaagttcaaaattaGCGTATTTAGGTTAAAAAAACAGATCTTAACTTTGATAATGAGTAAATTAAGGTCAGGTATCCTTTCCAAGACACAATAATTGTTATTTCCCCTTCCTCACTTAACTTTTTACGAGGAATTTAAGGTTCGTGTGTTTGCGTCTAATAATCAGCCTATCAAATCAATAATGCAATTTCCAATTATTCAAACGGACATTTGATTCCGTAAAAAAATCAGCCTTTTTTCAGTTAAAATTGGTAAAACTTACTTTGAAAAAATTTCACCCATCATCATAGGAAAATATGTCAATAATTTGTATATCATCGTCAAAATATGCGAAACATCGGCATACATAGCTGCTACAAAATCATCAGTATCACAGAGATggatccagcccccccccctattggcggagcaaaaaagttgggagaaaaaaaaaagaagggaaaggagagaagaattagaagaagggaaaggagagaagaaaaagaaaaggaaaataagaagaGGAAGATGAGTCAATAAAATAGGAtgaagggaagacttggaaaaaaaagtcaCTATGTacaatttttgctcgcgcttcccACTTGCATTACCTGTTCGGTGATGCAGAACATGCTTGGAACTCCGATCATCCACCTAGCTGGGATGAGGTCAGCTGCATCGCTAGTGATAAGCATTGGTATACGCGGCGCATTAAGGAAGCGATTCAGATCCGTTTCCTATAACGCTTCTTTTCTCCATTGGGTCTTATAAAAGTCAAAGGTTTGCACCCAAACAATATCAACAGGGACAGTGGCATTGAGATCCCTGATGAATGGTTACCTATAATCCGACGGCATACTGCATCCACCGTTCACAGCACGCGCGCAGCGTCCGCACCTGCGGGTGCCTGACACCAGGGCGGACCCTGATTGGCCGGCGGCATCGGCCAATCACAGCGCGCGGTGCCCGCACCAGTACCAGCTGGCGCCAAGCACCAGCGCAGACGCTGATTGGCCGGCGGCATCGGCCAATCACAGCGTGCCAAGCATCGGCGCGAGCACTGAATGGCCGGCGGCTTCGGCCAATCACAGCGCGGCTCACTCCCGAGTGGAGCCAGACaatgagtcatgtgagtggggtagataaggttttttttctttgttttaagatcaTTGCCGTTcgcaactgcccccccccccaaaaaaaaaaaaaaaataataaataaataaataacatcattttactgcagattttcacaaaatttaccAAAAGTAAGCCTATGCACAAAATCCACCATTTcacttaacaaaatgaaaaaaagcacCTCAATGATAaactcggtcgcttcgctcgaTCGCTTTTGAGtttttcaaaaaagtttacgcgtgctgccccccccccccccccagctagAAAAATCTGCATACAACCATGTTTAAGATAGTTcccttttcaaaagaaaatgtgcccttttcccttcgcccccccccccccactttcaactttgCTTCGCCGCCCCTGAAGTACctattctcttcgtgtattccataaagtttaacaatatcccttttcaggtctgattgtcaaaacttatcagctagcgctgcacccTCGCATTGTGATTGAGTTATATATATCTCTATATTAATACTATAATTATAACAATCttcttaaaatccccttttttcatatttttatcaaaaaatttgactCGTAGTTTGCGTTATTTGggttaataatatattaatatatattaattaatatat
This region of Lytechinus pictus isolate F3 Inbred chromosome 16, Lp3.0, whole genome shotgun sequence genomic DNA includes:
- the LOC129278894 gene encoding substance-P receptor-like; translation: MEITEEITEVMTTNFDLISDPDIRNSIPRFLILYIAHIILGITGILGNGLVLIVLLNTRDMWDATNLLIANQSLIDFFGSLSVIAFKVVPVPHFETAGPVLARYLCYVWYPNFFVWSFNFTSIFNLVFISFERFYAVRYPIRYRSNFTIRPALAASILAWTMGMVWGWFLPASFSLENGICRRHDWPTQDTAAVVSGLSFFVLYLAPLFIMITIYTYIGHVLKRGGAAKKFQDQAAGSQTAEAAGPQPGAARSYREIARRKVLTTMIIVTVTSLLCWTPSNLYFIAYASGANIDFTSFWGLSVQCILLFNNSINPFIYIFKYQKFQNGLRRLLRLGDSRSPAGERTRDSKSDSANMA